Proteins encoded together in one Kutzneria kofuensis window:
- the meaB gene encoding methylmalonyl Co-A mutase-associated GTPase MeaB: MTRTVDVPDLVARARSGEPRAVARLISLVEDASPHLRDVAAALAPHTGRAQVIGITGSPGVGKSTMTSQLVSALRRKELRVGVLAVDPTSPFSGGALLGDRVRMQDHATDPGVFIRSMASRGHLGGLSWATPQALRVLDAAGCDVVLIETVGVGQSEVEVAGLADTTLVLVAPGMGDGIQAAKAGILEIADVFVVNKADRDGADQTVRELKHGLSLARRERLGPSWRAPVVRAVAARGEGIDDLVAAIGEHRSWLVDRGELEHRRQARAAAEVEAIALAQLRSRIGDLRGGTALDQLAKRVAAGEVDPYAAADDLVEGLR; this comes from the coding sequence GTGACCCGCACCGTCGACGTGCCCGACCTGGTCGCTCGGGCCAGGTCGGGCGAGCCGCGGGCGGTCGCCCGGCTGATCTCGCTCGTCGAGGACGCCAGCCCGCACCTGCGGGACGTCGCCGCCGCGCTCGCCCCGCACACCGGGCGGGCGCAGGTCATCGGCATCACCGGCTCGCCCGGCGTGGGGAAGTCGACGATGACCTCGCAGCTGGTGAGTGCGTTGCGGCGCAAGGAACTCCGCGTCGGCGTGCTGGCCGTGGACCCCACATCGCCGTTCTCCGGCGGGGCTCTGCTCGGCGACCGGGTCCGCATGCAGGACCATGCGACCGATCCCGGCGTGTTCATCCGGTCCATGGCCAGCCGCGGGCACCTGGGCGGCTTGTCGTGGGCGACGCCGCAGGCCCTGCGGGTGCTCGACGCCGCCGGCTGCGATGTCGTGCTGATCGAGACCGTCGGCGTCGGGCAGTCCGAGGTCGAGGTCGCCGGGCTCGCCGACACCACGTTGGTGCTGGTCGCGCCGGGCATGGGCGACGGCATCCAGGCCGCCAAGGCCGGCATCCTGGAGATCGCCGACGTGTTCGTGGTGAACAAGGCCGACCGGGACGGCGCCGACCAGACCGTGCGGGAGCTGAAGCACGGGTTGTCGCTGGCCCGCCGGGAACGGCTCGGCCCCAGCTGGCGGGCGCCGGTCGTGCGGGCCGTCGCCGCTCGTGGCGAGGGCATCGACGACCTCGTGGCGGCCATCGGCGAGCACCGGAGTTGGCTCGTCGACCGGGGCGAGCTGGAACACCGCCGCCAGGCCCGCGCCGCCGCCGAGGTCGAGGCGATCGCGTTGGCGCAGCTGCGGTCCCGCATCGGCGACCTGCGCGGCGGCACGGCACTGGACCAGCTGGCCAAGCGTGTCGCCGCCGGCGAGGTCGATCCGTACGCGGCCGCCGACGACCTGGTCGAGGGCCTGCGGTGA